In Granulicella tundricola MP5ACTX9, the following are encoded in one genomic region:
- a CDS encoding helix-turn-helix domain-containing protein — MRIDRGWSLRDMIAQHGFHLAHWQGFEKGKGISVRSLLRLCDVFNVSLEDLIAGLGRSSSSDQSDPAAPETLPIRKQATKKNAKAKTVRSDS, encoded by the coding sequence ATGCGCATCGACCGTGGATGGTCTCTGCGCGACATGATCGCGCAGCATGGTTTTCATCTCGCTCACTGGCAAGGGTTTGAAAAGGGCAAAGGCATTTCTGTCCGCTCCCTGCTGCGTCTTTGTGATGTTTTCAACGTTTCACTGGAAGACTTGATTGCGGGTCTAGGCAGGAGTTCTTCGAGCGACCAGAGCGATCCAGCTGCGCCAGAGACCTTGCCCATAAGAAAGCAAGCCACAAAGAAGAACGCCAAAGCTAAGACTGTTCGATCTGATTCCTGA